Within Zootoca vivipara chromosome 17, rZooViv1.1, whole genome shotgun sequence, the genomic segment ttaccttcccgctgcagcggttcctatttatctacttgcattttgacgtgctttcaaactgctaggttggcaggagctgggaccaagcaacgggagctcaccccgtcacagggattcgaaccgccgaccttctgatcagcaagccctaggctcagtggtttaacccacagcgccactacttgcaatatataaaatctaaatactttttttaaaggctgctttTTACAAGGTGTCTTTTTCCCCAAGCCATGAGGAGTCATATTTAGATCTTCTGCAGCTATCAGATCTCAAGCACAAGACTGTGTCCAGTTTCATATGCTGCACTTTTAACAAGGATAATCGGCAAACCACATCAGATCCAGAGGCGGCTAGTGAAGATGGTGAGAAGGGCATAGAAACAAGTTATGTGAGGAAAGGGTGTTGACAGCTAGTGACCTAGTTGGGGGTGGGCTCTCTCCCTGTCTGGGGGTCGAAAAGCAGAGGCTGTGCCACCATCCGTTCTAGCTCTGGGTTCTCTGCACTGAGcagaggttgaactagatgggcttcAGGAatccgtgtccgactcttaggGCTTTCTGCGTCTGTGCTACGGCATCACACCTGCCAATGTCACACCTGTTCACACCTGGAAACATTTTTGGGCACTTATAAATGCCTCACTATCCCAGGAGAAAGCGGAGCTGATGCAAGGGACAATTAACAGCACACAACACCTGGGCCAGGGAAATGGCCGTGATGGGCTCGTAAGGACAACAGGCAGCCTCCTCTCGTGAAAGGGGAGTGGCCAGCTCCTCTCATCCCTTGCAAAGCCAATGCCTCTTGCTCACCTCTCCACCCCAGACATTGTCCTGCTTGGCACAGGTACACTTTGCTCACCTCCTGCTGTGCAAGGCATCCCATATTTAGCTGGGGCTCAGCTTGAAGAAGTAACAGGATTATTACACCTGGCGCCTGCAGCCAGAGAAGGTGGGGGCTGTAGCCTTCTCTTGACTTTTCTTTATTGGATCTAGCTGATGAGATGAGGTCTCCGAGACCGACCAGCTGATCAgacaagccagccagccagctcctgTTTCTCCTTGCAATATGGGGGGGGGTATCTGCATTGATGCAGGAGGAACACACGGATGGCTGGCATGCACGGCACTTGGGTTGTCTTCACAGCAGGGGCGATGACATCATCTGCGGCACTTGCCAGTGCCATGAACTTGGAAGATTTGGAGGACAAGGCCTGGTCTGTCGGTAACCAGGCCAGGAACAGCCACCTTCATGGCTGATTAGGGATGTGAGCCCAGGTCTAGGCTACTGTTGAGCTTCCTAAATTGCAGGAGGAAAGACACTTTCCCCAGCCCCAGAGCCCAAAGACACAGGAGCACACCAAGACCACTGTCTGGATCAACCGCAAACCTCAGATTTTTGCCCATGTTCTCCATGGTGCCGATATAAAATCCCCCCATTGCTCATTTCTAATAATGTCAAAAGCACATTGCCCCGAGTAATACTTCAGATCaggaaagcagtgtgtgtgtgtggttgcattTTGAAGCGTTCCCCCAGTGAGACGAGGTGTCCAGGcctatttttttgcaaataaaacttCAGGTCCTTATTCAGGCTGCTCCCTCTGCTTGTTGAATGCTTCAGTCCCATCTAACTGTGCATAAGATCACAGCAGTAGTCATGACTAAGGTTTGCATCCAAAAGATTGGTGAGCCCTGCACCCTAGTAGTTTGGGTCCCACTGAAATGAAGTATTGAAAGGTTGGCCTTCCCTAAGttgtcccattgatttaaacAGGAACTAAGCACAACTAacttaagtctggatccaacccactgagCCTTCACTGCCAGAGGTAGCTAGGGAAAAAATTACAGGGGGCAGGAAGCCCAGTGTCTCTAGTCCTCCCTCCTCCCAGATTATGCAAAACAAGCATTCTGCTGCAAATCTGCATAATTTATACAAAACTCAGCATTTTGGGGCAGTTGCTCTAAAAGCAGACAACAGCTAGCTCCAACTTTAACCACTTGGAAGTTGGGGATGAGGAGAGCAGCTGTCTACCAAGAATCTCAGCTTTAAGTAATGTGTGTTACCCTTAAGCTTTACAATCGTCGGCAGGATGAATCATTTGCCTCTGGCCGGCATGTTGTTTAAAATGAAGATTTCAATACCTCTGGAAACTGTGCACATGTAGATTTGCCAACTGAGGAAAACCTTGATGAGCGCCTGGTAAAGTGGGCATGAAAATTGTGCCACTACCAGTCATTACAGCAGCACCTGCCTCTTTTTGATGCCAGAGACTAGTGTTGCTTCTTTTCTCTGGGAACAGTATTCTTTACGCTTACATAAATAAATGTGGCAATATCTTAGAAAGTCTGAGGAGGACCAAAAATAAGGGGTGGCAGGAAGACCAGCAGAAGTAAAGAAAAATAGGACTCAAGCACTCAACAACCTTGTTACCCCCATACTGTTAGAGTAAGTTATGCAAAATTTGCTTACATAGCAAAACCTATTACACTGACAGTACTACACTGAGATGGCCTGCAAAGTTAATGGGcacaaattggggtggggtgggggtggggaaaagagtACTGAAAAGCAACTGGTTTTCAAACTTCTGCTGGTTAAGCATTACAGTACTTGGTTCGAGAGTTCAGTATTTATCTGCACAAGGCAGAGTTCAGTTGAGTCAGTCCCCAATAGATAATGTTGACTCGGGTGGTGTGAACCTCACAACCACCCACCTCAAAAGGTGACAGGCCATTAGGTGAACTGCTTCTTTCAAGTTCTAGGAGCTTTCAGATGGGAACTTGAATCTTATTTCAGATGCATGAAGCAGTTAAAGAGCAAAGCAAGGAGTGAGCTACATGCCATGAGGCTTCGCCCAAAGGTCAGGCATAAAGCTAAAGAGAGCATTGGGTGACTTGGCTGGAGATGAAACTTGATCGGTTTAGAAGCCTACACAAGCCCTTAAGGATTGCAGACCCTCACAAGCCATGCCTGCCCACCCCGCCTGACTTGGAGGGCAGATTCTTCTGCGCAGGTGTGCAAAATCACACTTAAGCCCATTTTCTGTAACCCTAGTGACAGCTTTAAGGCAGGTCCCCACCAAGAAAGCAAATGGGCCACAAAATCTGCATCACAATGTGTTACAATTGTCTCTATGGTTTGACCCtggaatttgattttttttttttgtcttctagGAACAAATAGAAACTGCATTCAAGGCCTCCCTTACAGAGAGGTTGATCTCACACAATTATGTAACCACATGGCTGCTGCATCCAGGATTTGGCAGAACACTAGACAACCTGGGTAGCTTGGAGCAAACTGTCTCCCTAGAAAGTCTAGCCACACCTGTGCATATTCCCATTTAAGAGCAAAGTGTGGATTCCAGGACACACTTACAGGTGTTTTATCTCCTGTGCATTTTGAACCTGCTTGGGAGGTAAGCTACCTCCCAACCCCTGTGCTTGGGGTGGAAGATACCCCCCACCAATAGGACAGCAACTGTTCCCAAGCTCAGCTCCCTGGGTTCGTTTCTTCCCCACATCCCAACAAGGTTTCTTTCCAGGATTATATTAGAGTACACAAAGGGCAGAGAGGAAGTGGTTTATGATACTCCCATTTGCAACTCAGAATTGACAAGAGAGCAGCCACCTGGTGAGGTATTCTGGACATTTTGATGAAATAGGAGTGTCTTGCAGTTGGTTTGCCACCACCTTAAGCCACCTAAATTAATGCTAAATATGCCAGTGCTTTTCTCCTAATTGATATTCTGACTCTCATATGCTGACTGGAAACGGGGTGAGGAGACCTTTATATTCATGGGGGAACAGTAGCGGCAAGTGTACAGCCAAACAGCGTTGCCAGTTCTTAACCAAGATGTCTCTTTCCAAGTAAAGTCTGGGGGTCAGGGACAgtgggagagaaaggaggaacACAGCACCCCAACAGTGAACAAAAATGGTGGGCATGTGTCACCATTTTTAGCATCCCTCGCAACTGGCTTTAACTGCCATCTCTGTGCAGCGTAAATGCTGTTAAATGGGTGATTAATACGGGGACACCAGCATACTCCTTAAGCCTCAGAACAGAATGTTCTTGCATGGAGTGCTTTTGTATTCAGGCGGTGCACAAAGACACCAACAGCAAATTGAATGGGTGGAAAGGCTGAAGGAATCTGTTGTGGAGAGGACAGACTTCACACTCGCTGGAGCCACcaaagcagcaccagcagcagaggggACTGTTCAAAAGGACCCCCACTGCCTTAGATGCTACACACACGCCAGCCACTTGCAGGCATTAACGAGCTAGCCAGAAGGCCTCAAGCCTGTCCAAATTTTTAACTCTATTTTGGAGGAAGTTAAATCCGTAAAAGGAGAGGGAAACCTATGCCAACACATTCAGGCAGGTCAAGGAGATTTGAAATTTCAAAGATGAAATTGACATCCACATGCTTCTACTAGTGGACAAGAACAGCAACTGGCAAGAGTGGGAGTTGACAGAGGATGAGGGCCATTTGGTAGAACTTTTCCAAGCAGAAGTGACCAACTGATAACCCCCAGTAGCATACAGGGGAAGAGCCCTCTGGCTCAGTAGAGTATTCTCAGGACACATCTAGCTGACGTTGTGGAACTTGGCCCCCACCTACTGGCAGCAGCAGACACCCAAAACAGAATACTCTGTTCCCCCCCACCACCCTTTAAAGGAAAGGGATGCACAACAAGAActattttaaaagctgcatttaATTGGAACCTCCCTTTCACTGCTCTTTTATTCTTACACAAAAAGCAATTAAGAAAATGGTTACAGGAGATCGAATGAAGCGTTTGTACACACATCATTGTCAACAAAAATCATTCAATCTAGGGGCGGGTCCACCCCAAACCACAAAACACTCAAGgcatgtaaaaagaaaagaaaggagtttCTAGGCAGATGGACAATATCAAAATGGACTTCAAAAGAGATGAAGATGCTCTCTCAATTGTGACTTCATCTTAACTACTCAACGGGAGTAGAGGAGAGGACCTAAAGCCCCCACTCCCAGTTTCAAAGGAAGGCGCACCATGTGAAGTCTGCCTTTCCTTTGCTGGGGAGAAAACTGGCACTCCCCATGTCAACTGCAGTGCATGCAACGTCCAGCTTCAGAGAAAGAAATCTACGGAAATAATCCATTTGCTTCTTTAACTCTATTGACAAGACTTTTCCGTGATGGGAGATACATGTGGCCATGGAAAACTTGTGTCTCTTAGATGAGGTTAAAAATCTAATTCTGGTAAGAAGAACTTAAAATGAACAAAAACCACTGTCCCACCCGAGGGCAAGGCAGGTAGAGCTGCATCTAAACACAGAAGGGGCCTTGCCACCGCTGCTACCACCATGGCTAGACCTGGCAGTTTCACATGGACTTTCCCAAACTTTAGGATGGTGGTGCACACCTcactttgtggggtggggggaagagactcAGCACTAGTGTCCTGATGGGCAAGTTCTGCTACTGAAGTACACCAGTCAGTCATCAAAAAAGGATTCTGACAAGAGTCACACACCTCTCTAAGTACAGAgtaaggagggggaagaggaacaCACACTCCTCATCTGCTCCTGGCTGGGTTTCAGAAGTCTCCCCTCCAGCTCCTGGCTCCAGATTGGCAAGAAAAAACTGTATAGAAAAACCATTCTTCAGTTctgtggtgggggtggtgggggagcAGGGGGCATGCCAAACGGTGGCAAGGCTGgcactccaacccccatcatggTGACAAAATTAGTAGGGTCCatgggaggcggaggagggggaggggcgtaCATCATGCCCGCGGAGCCaggcggcgggggcgggggaggaggcgGGGCCCCGGGCGGCAGCGGAGGCTGGACCCCTGGAGGCAAAGGCACCATGGGGCTGCCTTGCATCTGTGGGGCCCCCGTAGAAGTTGCCACCGCCGccgctccctgctgctgctgccatggagGGATGGCCCCGGTGCCAGCgctcgtggtggtggtggtcgtcGTATCTAGGATTTAAAACACCAAGTGGTCACCCCAAGAGCTCAGATCCAAGCTGCTACCCCGCCCCGCATCAAGCAGGAAAATGGCTGATCCGACTTTCTCAAAAGAGGAAAAAGACCCAGCCCATCAATAATCAACCCATAGCTAGGATACTGCTCCAATCCCCACTGACCCAAGGTGCTTCCCTCCCGATTTAAGATATGTCAGCTTTTCTGccaactttccccccaaaaaatggccaAGGAAAGGAGAAGTCAGGCCCTGGAGGCAGAGGGGTGGCCAATTGAGGAACCTCCTGAGGAGCCAAGCTCAGATAAACACGTAGCTGCAAATCAAGGGGGGGAAGAGGCTTCTTGCAGGTGCTGAAGGCCAGGCTAGAGGTCAACAACTTCCCCCAAGTGCAAGCAAGGcacaggaagagagggaagaaCTGGCCGGTGGCCTCCAACCCACATTTAGCTTGCCCAGAGAAAGGTGACAGAGGTGCAAAATTAAAATAAGTGCTCTTACTCACTTTGCTGCCATGGCAAGGGAGTACTGCTGCTGGGAGGCGGGggtggaggctgctgctgctgctgccatggggGAAGAGGACCAGAGGGAGGCGGGGGAGGCTGACCACTGGGTGGAGGGGGCGGAGGGGGCATCATACCCATCGGAGGCGGCATCATACCTGCAAGGTCAGAGCCAGAAAAACAGTTAAGTAGAACCAGGTAGCACCCACACACAGGCTTTATGTGCCCCCACCtcaatttgaaaaagaaacaaacaggtTGCTCACCTTTTCCTTGGAGGCGATAGACCCCAGAGCCCACTGGCGCATTGCCCAGGTACTGATCTTAAGGGAATGAGAGACCATAGCTTTAGCAACAGTTGGAATGGATGAGCTCCACCAGCCCAGGTCCTCCACCAGCAAAAATAAAACGAGACTGGGCTATGGAAGGGAGAGGCTCATCAGCCCATGAGGCTGTACTGAGGTTGACCCTACCCATTCCCAAGATCACTAAGGCTCACCCCCCTCTTCAGTAGGCTCCCCGTGTTCTGGATTGTACTCACCCATGTGATGGGGCCCGGGGGGACCATGAGGATGTGGTCCCTGGTTCATTGGTGGGTTGTGAGGCTGCATCCAAGGTGGAGGACCATTGGGGTTGTGCTGCATTGGGTGACCCCCGTGTCCTCCCATATTTGACATGTGGTGGGGGAAATTGTGAGGGCCACCAGGCCCTCCAggcccccctccacctcctccaccacctccacctCCGCCTCCACCATGCATGCCATGGAAGGGCCTGTTTTCAGAGGGGCCAGAGTTCATCCATGGCGGGCGGTTCTAGGAGAGAGATAGAAATGAGCAGTTATTCCAAGGACGTAAGAACAAACGAGGAAGATCACAGGCCATGTACACTCTGCACTAGAAGTGAATTCCCCATCAGTCAGTGCAAAGTATCAAAATCCTAACCCCTGTCCAAGGGAAATATCTGCTCACCCCCTCACCACAGGATTATGAGATTTCAGCAAGCAGTGCTCAAGTGTTTTCAAACTTACCTTTGCAGCCATGCCAAAATTAAGACACCCTCATCCGTTCAAGGATGTTACACTTTTTACTTCCACATAACACAGTCTTCCTGGACCACAACAAACTCTTCTGGTGTCCTGCCAGGCACACTGGCTCAGTTCAATCCTATTACTCCTTTTCGAAAGACTTGCATCTACTCCCATGATTTCCAATCTGCCCTCACCAAGTCCTTCCACCTAGAGAAGAAGCCCATGACTACTCACAGGAGGTGGCTGGTTGTTTCCTGGCCCCGAAGGTCTTGGACCACTTGGCAGCGGTGGATTGGAAGGTCCTGAAGATGATCCCACCGATGATGGGACAGGAGCTTCTCCCAACTCAGCCATCAGAGACAGGTATTCCTTGTCCATGCGTGCTTTATCCTGGGCTGACTGGGGGTCTCCAGGTCTGGAAGGAGAAAGCTAGTTACTGGAGGCTCTGTGCCAGACAGAGGCCAAGATCCCAACTGCAATATCGAAAACACCCAAGTCCTGAGTTGGACAGTAATCCTCCCTTACTGGCCAATTATGGGTATTTTCACTTCTACCAGAAGCTATTTAAGGCAcccacagaatcaaagaattgtagagttggaagagactacaagggtcatctaattcaaccccctgcactgcagtaatctttttgctcaacgtggggattgaacccacaaccctgagattaagagtctcatgctctagagTGAGCTATTCCAGGGATAAAACACCTACATTAAATCTTCACACTTCAGAGGAATCAGATGCTCACACCTTGTCACAGGCATGGTGCCCTGCTCCTCACTCTGGAGCACAAGCAGCACAATTTTCAGGCCTTCCCAGCTGAGGCTTACCGGGCAAACTTGCAATCTGATGCAATGTGGCCAGCTCCTCCACACTTGGTACACACAGTGGTGTTGGTGATGCTGCGAGTCTCAGTGTTTTGCCATGGACGCAGAATTCTGAAGTGGGACAGTAATAAGAAAGACTGGTAACTGAACAGAGCTCCTTTCCAGTGGACAAAATTGGGCACTGAGCAATACGCACCTGTTGTCATCTTCACGCAGTGTGCCATTGAGGCGGGCCAGTTCCCGCAGCTGCATCTTGCGTAGATCATTCTGGTCCTCTGGAGTTTCAATGCCTTGCTTCAGAATGTTCCGGATCTAGAAGAGATGAGTGCATGTTGCTCTATCATTAAGACTGGATCACTGGTTGCTTACCATTGTCCTTCCAGGGGCCATGCAGGAAACTTCCAAAACCCACCAATGcatgagaccggggggggggggttcacacaGTGTTTTGTTGCTTGGCCCTCTGTGTCCTTTACCTGTTCCACAGCCTTCTTCACATTCTCCATGGTGTTAGCTGTGACCAAAGCATGAAGTGGCTCATCCTCACCAGGCAGCATCTGGCCATCTTTCCGGCCCACCTTCCCTTCTTTCACAGACCCTTTGCCTCTGATCATAATCTTGGCATTGCACTCCTTCTCAATGTTCTTCAATGTGTTCCCTCTAGAATGGGGAGAACCCAAATCCAAGAGTTGAAATCAACAGCCAACACTCTGAGTGTCTTCAAAAGAGAAAAGGCACTCCCACCACTAACAGCTTCAGAAACAAAGAACTAGGAGGCTATCTTGCAATCTTGAAGGCAGGGGGAATAAATTTCAGTGATAAGGAAACAACATAGCTACAGGAACCCAATCCTATTGCTACTGTGCAGGGTCTAAAAAACAGGTTCTAAGGATCAGCCTTGCCTCACAATTAAAGTCTTAATCATTTAGGAAATATTGTGGGGCGAAACAGAAAATTTACAGTGTGCCTGCTGAATTTACTAAGGATCAATAGTGACACATTAAACTAAACATTTTATCTGATCACAGAGAAAAACTTCACTGAGCGAAAGCAATTCTCACATATCCAACATTCTACATCCCCACCCCTTGACATTAAGACCATTTCCCAAAACCTTCCCATGTCTCTTCTCAGCCTCCAAGGAAGAAACACATGCTCTTacctgggtccaatcagaagcCCAACAAAGTTAATCTCAGGATATTCATCCTGTGGGATCATCACCTTATCACTCACTCGAGTTGCTGGAGGTCTGTGAAGGATTAGACAGCAAGTGTCAAGCGTGGTTGTtcccaacaaaaaaaacctgccaAACTCAAATTGACAACccttaaaaacaattcaaaacaaagAGGCCCTGGGATAGCACCAGTTGAGAGGCCATAagcagtttgtttattttattaaaaattctATTACTACTTGTTAACACCTCAAAGTGGTTATTGAGCAAATGATTCTACAATGGCTGCTAATTTTAACAAAATACAAACCAGACCACCTAAGATTCTCAGACATCCTGTTGAGAGTGCCCCCACCTTCTGGGATCTGGTGAGTGACAATGCAGAGCAGGGTCTCCTCAGCTGCACTGCCTCACCTTCTGAGCTCTCCTCTTTGTTAACTTGTCAGATATCCAGATGTGTTTAGGTGACTGCGGAAGACctttcaattatttattttaatggtatTTGACTGATTTTAATGTTATTTGCTGAGTCTTCTTAAGAAATATCTTTTACTCAGTTTTAATTTATATGAAATGCTGCTAAGCAAGCTCAAAGTGACTGTGAGGCAAGCTAGATTCATTTCAAGTAATAAGCTAGGCAAGAGAGAAGCTACCCCAACCCCAAACTTGTCTTTCTCCCCCCGTTTACTTGTAATCAGCTGGTGGCTTGAAGTCTGGGTTGAGCGCCACCATCTCTGTTATCAGGTTGTGCCTCTCCTCTTCCAGTTTCTTGCGTGTACGGAATTCACGGGTGTTCAAACGCTTCCCCTCGCTATTGTAAATCGGTTCAGGGGAAGGAGACCTGCAGAGGAACAATCTCCAGTTATTTCTCATGCAACTGAACCCTCAAGGCTATTTATTAAGTACAGGCTTCCCCTCAACTCTAGCacaatttagaaaaataaaatgaaataagagaCCACAGGAAAGGAAGGTGTAAACTCACTCATGCCCATTAATGCCTCATGGACAAGGCGGCTGTAGCAAACCACTGCCTGCTACCGGGAAGAAAAAACTGGGGTATTTTATTGGGTAAGGAGGGGTGCAGAAAAGGGAGTGGGGTCACACACAGCCATGACAACAGCTCTGCCATGAGTGTGCCTGTtgttaaaaagggggaggggagcagggaagatggagaaagttgATTCACACAAAGAACAAACTTTCCAACTTCATTATTCCATGGAGGAAAACAATTAGAAAGAACCCTGGTGCAGGAGGTAAATCAATAAAGAATTATTCATGTTAACCCTGGACTTTTTAACATCAGAAAAGTAACAAGACAGGTTACACTTCTATCAAACCCTTTCTGGCAATACAAATTATGTCTATTTCACTGGCACCACGTGGACGGGTCAAGGCTTCTGTCCTGGCTTTACCACCATTTTGCTGGCTGCATCAAGGCCGACTGAACCTGTTTACTGTGTTTAAGAGTTAAGAGAACTGGGGTGGGTACAAGTTCAACAAGCCCACCCTTCTCATGCCACAGTCTGGGCCTGTAAACCGCTAGAGACAGACCTGCTTTCTCCATGTAGTTTAGATGCCCAGAaagcagaggttctaacaaataaaaatgttataaCTAAACTTAAAAAGAATCAGTTTGATTTATCACAGCTGCACTTGCGGTAAAAAAGCCACACTCTTAGAATTCTGCTTAAGTTTATGGATCTTTTTCCAaacatattgaaataaaaatttaGAGTTAGCTGCAAGAAGGGAAGAGATATTGGTCATGTtatcaaaaaaaaaatacatcctTGAAATAATCAGAAACCTAAACCTTGGGATTTTAGTTAGACAAACTTTCTTTCTAGTTGGTTAAAGGATTGATTAGAGCCAGTTGATCCCAATGTCTTCTCAGCCTGAAGTGAATCATCAACACAAGAATATGAAATAAAAAGGTCAGATTTGGTAAGGAGTGATCACATCTAAATTACACCTCCATTTCTAGGACCTGAGAAGGCTTAACAGTCCCAAAGCAATGTGAACAATTTTATCTCCCCCAGTCAGCATTCACTAGCAAGTTTAAAATTAACCCATTCACTAGCTGAGTAGATCCTTTTAAACACAAAGATATGGGTAATTAATAAATTGATGGTTCCAGGATTAAACCTTCAGGAAAAGTTTAACGCTGAACGTATCTAACAGCTTCATGCCTTTAGTAAGAGCTCTCTTTCTGCAAGCAAGGTAATTCACTTTTACTATATGTTAACGGCATCATGTATTTTAGCCAGTATGGTCTCAGTTCAAGAACATCTTATGACAAAGCAGCAACTGCAGCCCTCACTCCCACCCCACATTCTGTTACATTAAGACCCAACACCTCATGTTACTCTCCTAAAGCACAAAAATAAGGCATATAAATCTGCTCCCACCAAGAAAGAGTTCACCTGTCAAGTTTAACCAAAAGCCCATTATGGGAGTCCAAAAGGCATTCCTCACCTGTACTTTTAAAACTAAAATAGGCAATATCAGGCCCCAAGAACTAGAGCTGAAAGCTCTTTTCTTTTGCAAGGCATCCAAAACTACTGGCAGTCTCACCATGTTTATTTACTGTCCCAAATAACTGTTTCAGATGGGCCAAATTTAAGGGGAAAGTGTATTCCACTTCTTCAAGAGCAAGAATTAGTTTACAAGTTGTGCAACATGCTATAACACAACAATTTCCTGATTATACCTTAAAGAAATAGATGTTTACAAGCCAATTAAAAAAACGAATCAAACACAGAAgttattttgttggaagacacTGAAGCCCAACAAAACCACAGGTGTCCAATTCGGCATACTGCAGGTGCAGTACTGCTTGGGCCCCCAATCCCAAGATATTGGCCAATGCTGTGTAGTAGCTGCTACCAAAGAAATTGGTTAGTACCCATCTGGTTTAAAAACCATGCTCAGCCACCACTTGAAAAGTACTGTAAAATCAGCTGTCAGAAAAAGTTTCCAGGCTGCTCAGACTCAGTGACTGTGCTGAGGATTCCTCAGTGTGAACCTGCGAGAAAAACCTCTTGACACTTGCCCAAGACCAGCACTGAACAGGTTAAAATGAGTTGGCCaccatatatgtattttttttccttaggTCGGGTTAAATAATTGCAAACTACAGACTTTGAAATCCTCAAGCAAGGATGGAACCTTTATCCCTTTCTGGTTTTACCTTCCCTAGCAAGTAAGATCTCAGCTACCATCTCTGACAAATTAGACCACTGAAGACATTTCATTAGGAAGAAATTGCATTGAACTGACATTATTATGCCACCAAAAAATTATTGAAAAAGGTAAAAAATGTTACTGTCAGTTGGTTAAAACTGTTTCCCAACCTGTCCTCAGGGTTAGGGGGGATGCCCAGGTCTCCTGTGCGCAGTTTACGAGTCAGGTCTTCTATCTGCAGTTGCACTGGAAGAAACCAGGttaggaaagaaaaaaggatggaAAAAAAGACAATGTTACCAAAAAACATCTCAAATCTCAACATCAAAGCATGAAGAACTGGAGAATTTGCAAGGGATGACTGATACTTCATCAATATAAAGATCAGGAGACCCTACAATGTTATTTCAGTCAAATATGTTCATCAGGATTCCAGAATAGTCCCTCATTATTTCTAGCAAGTATTCAAAAAGCATTATACACCAGGAAGCAAAGCATTCATCTGAGAGTtagcaaaaaaagagagtatCTAATCTTTGTGAATCTTATTTCCAGCCTACCGAAAGATAACCATCCCAACTTTCTATAATTGGTATTGGACAAAGACTTCTATTAGGGAGCATGGGCATCACCAATGCTTACTTCTTTTAAAACATCAGAACCATCTTGCTTTGTTATGAATGCATTGGTCAATCTAAGCTGGAACTTTGAAACTGCACAGATCATACTGATTAAGAAGTTGTCTCTTTCTTGAGATTCTGTTTATTGGCCATGCTTCTGCCATGTATTATGTAACCCTTTGCTAACTAGCAAACACTAAACACTGAACTGCATAATTAAAGGAAAGCATGCTTTAATTTTCTGGTTACCCAATACTGCACAAAGACAACTGAACACCCAGTACTAACAGATGTCAAACATGTACCAGTCGATTTTTAGAcccagaataaaaaaatatttactctGGTTCATCCAACATAGCACAAGGATTAGTATTTGCTCA encodes:
- the SF1 gene encoding splicing factor 1 isoform X5; translation: MATGANATPLGKLHPPPLPGKAGYPLPPPGLVMQGPPPPPPPPGPAQAQPAIPSLMAAAAFPFAALPPPPPPPPPPPPPPPQQPQPPPQQQQPPPPPPQAQQQQAQQAQYSQYRFPSPPPQPPLGLEQQQPAPQGPQHLHHLQQQDECGQAGAGNQETYLSADFPNKKRKRSRWNQDAMDQKTVIPGMPTVIPPGLTREQERAYIVQLQIEDLTRKLRTGDLGIPPNPEDRSPSPEPIYNSEGKRLNTREFRTRKKLEEERHNLITEMVALNPDFKPPADYKPPATRVSDKVMIPQDEYPEINFVGLLIGPRGNTLKNIEKECNAKIMIRGKGSVKEGKVGRKDGQMLPGEDEPLHALVTANTMENVKKAVEQIRNILKQGIETPEDQNDLRKMQLRELARLNGTLREDDNRILRPWQNTETRSITNTTVCTKCGGAGHIASDCKFARPGDPQSAQDKARMDKEYLSLMAELGEAPVPSSVGSSSGPSNPPLPSGPRPSGPGNNQPPPNRPPWMNSGPSENRPFHGMHGGGGGGGGGGGGGGPGGPGGPHNFPHHMSNMGGHGGHPMQHNPNGPPPWMQPHNPPMNQGPHPHGPPGPHHMVPGQCASGLWGLSPPRKRYDAASDGYDAPSAPSTQWSASPASLWSSSPMAAAAAASTPASQQQYSLAMAAK